A region of Streptomyces sp. NBC_01267 DNA encodes the following proteins:
- a CDS encoding sugar porter family MFS transporter has protein sequence MTSTATPQPGGSPAATEHLAHVIFITAAAAMGGFLFGYDSSVINGAVEAIQSRYDIGSATLAQVIAIALIGCAIGAATAGRIADRIGRIRCMQIASVLFTISAIGSALPFALWDLAMWRIIGGFGIGMASVIGPAYIAEVSPPAYRGRLGSFQQAAIVIGIAVSQLVNYGILQAANGNQRGQLLGVEAWQVMLGVMVIPAVIYGLLSFAIPESPRYLISAGKEARAKQVLADVEGTDIDLDARVAEIEHAMRREHKSTFKDLLGGGFYFKRIVWIGIGLSAFQQLVGINVAFYYSSRLWQSVGIDPTTSFFYSFTTSIINIIGTVVAMIFVDRIGRRPLVLIGSVGMVIGLALEAWAFSYHLVHGKLPTAQGWVALIAAHWFVFFFAMSWGVVVWVLLGEMFPNKIRAAALGVAASAQWIANWAITASFPSLSDWNLSATYVIYTFFAALSIPFVLLFVKETKGRTLESMG, from the coding sequence GTGACCAGCACGGCGACACCGCAGCCCGGGGGCAGTCCGGCTGCCACGGAGCACCTCGCGCACGTCATCTTCATCACCGCGGCTGCCGCCATGGGCGGGTTCCTCTTCGGTTACGACAGCTCTGTGATCAACGGTGCGGTCGAGGCCATCCAGAGTCGCTACGACATCGGGTCCGCCACCCTGGCCCAGGTCATCGCCATCGCGCTGATCGGCTGTGCGATCGGCGCTGCCACCGCGGGCCGCATCGCCGACCGCATCGGACGGATCCGGTGCATGCAGATCGCGTCGGTGCTGTTCACCATCAGCGCCATCGGCTCCGCGTTGCCCTTCGCTCTCTGGGACCTGGCCATGTGGCGGATCATCGGCGGCTTCGGTATCGGGATGGCCTCGGTGATCGGTCCCGCCTACATCGCCGAGGTCTCACCGCCCGCCTACCGCGGCCGGCTCGGGTCCTTCCAGCAGGCGGCGATCGTCATCGGTATCGCCGTCTCGCAGCTCGTCAACTACGGCATCCTGCAGGCGGCCAACGGCAACCAGCGCGGACAGCTGCTGGGCGTCGAGGCCTGGCAGGTGATGCTCGGCGTCATGGTCATCCCGGCCGTCATCTACGGTCTGCTCTCCTTCGCGATCCCCGAGTCCCCGCGCTATCTGATCTCGGCGGGCAAGGAGGCGCGGGCCAAGCAGGTGCTGGCCGACGTCGAGGGCACGGACATCGATCTGGACGCCCGCGTGGCCGAGATCGAGCACGCCATGCGGCGCGAGCACAAGTCGACCTTCAAGGACCTGCTCGGCGGCGGCTTCTACTTCAAGCGGATCGTCTGGATCGGTATCGGCCTCTCCGCCTTCCAGCAACTCGTCGGCATCAACGTGGCCTTCTACTACTCGTCGAGGCTGTGGCAGTCGGTCGGCATCGACCCGACGACCTCGTTCTTCTACTCGTTCACGACGTCGATCATCAACATCATCGGCACCGTCGTCGCGATGATCTTCGTCGACAGGATCGGCCGCAGGCCGCTCGTGCTGATCGGTTCCGTGGGCATGGTCATCGGACTCGCGCTGGAGGCCTGGGCCTTCTCGTACCACCTGGTCCACGGCAAGCTGCCGACCGCCCAGGGCTGGGTCGCCCTGATCGCGGCCCACTGGTTCGTCTTCTTCTTCGCGATGTCCTGGGGTGTGGTCGTCTGGGTGCTGCTCGGCGAGATGTTCCCCAACAAGATCCGGGCCGCCGCCCTGGGTGTGGCCGCGTCCGCCCAGTGGATCGCCAACTGGGCGATCACGGCCAGCTTCCCGAGCCTGTCCGACTGGAACCTCTCCGCGACGTACGTCATCTATACGTTCTTCGCGGCGCTCTCGATCCCGTTCGTGCTCCTGTTCGTGAAGGAGACCAAGGGCAGGACGCTGGAGTCCATGGGCTGA
- a CDS encoding LLM class flavin-dependent oxidoreductase codes for MAFTVVRFNLVDPRATPESLSTRYRAALEMAVYADGHGIDTVQTEEHHGVANNWLPSPFVFAGSVFGATRRIAVTVSAIIGPLYDPLRLAEDIAVLDLISAGRLVTVAGIGYRQEEYAQLGAEWGRRGKLQDELLETLLNAWTGEPFEYRGRTVRVTPRPYTQPHPLLLVGGSSRAAARRAARLGLPLFPSAHLPELEAYYHEQRAEHGTDGFCMMPAAEVPLLHVAEDPDRVWAEYGEHFLHEARTYSSWQSKDIRSAVRSSADTVAELRAEGIYRVVTPDACVALAESGADSLVLHPLCGGMPVDEGRRSLQLFAEQVLPRLKS; via the coding sequence ATGGCCTTCACAGTCGTCAGGTTCAATCTCGTCGATCCCCGGGCGACTCCCGAGTCCCTCTCGACCCGCTACCGGGCCGCCCTGGAGATGGCCGTGTACGCGGACGGCCACGGCATCGACACCGTCCAGACCGAGGAACACCACGGCGTCGCCAACAACTGGCTGCCCTCCCCCTTCGTCTTCGCGGGCTCCGTCTTCGGCGCCACCCGCCGGATCGCGGTCACCGTCTCGGCGATCATCGGCCCGCTGTACGACCCGCTGCGGCTCGCGGAGGACATCGCGGTACTGGATCTGATCAGTGCGGGCCGCCTGGTGACGGTCGCGGGCATCGGGTACCGGCAGGAGGAGTACGCGCAGCTGGGCGCCGAGTGGGGCAGGCGCGGGAAACTCCAGGACGAGCTGCTGGAAACCCTGTTGAACGCCTGGACCGGCGAACCGTTCGAGTACCGGGGGCGCACCGTCCGGGTCACTCCGCGTCCGTACACACAGCCCCATCCGCTGCTGCTCGTCGGCGGCTCGTCCCGGGCGGCGGCCCGCCGGGCGGCCCGGCTGGGGCTGCCGCTCTTCCCGAGCGCGCATCTGCCCGAGCTGGAGGCGTACTACCACGAACAGCGCGCCGAGCACGGCACCGACGGGTTCTGCATGATGCCCGCGGCGGAGGTCCCGCTGCTGCACGTGGCCGAGGACCCGGACCGGGTCTGGGCCGAGTACGGCGAGCACTTCCTGCACGAGGCGCGGACGTACTCCTCCTGGCAGTCCAAGGACATCCGGTCCGCAGTGCGTTCGTCGGCGGACACCGTGGCGGAACTGCGCGCCGAAGGGATCTACCGGGTCGTCACACCCGACGCGTGCGTGGCGCTGGCCGAGTCCGGCGCCGACAGCCTGGTCCTGCATCCGCTGTGCGGAGGAATGCCGGTGGACGAGGGCCGGCGCAGCCTCCAGCTGTTCGCCGAACAGGTACTGCCCCGGCTGAAGAGCTGA
- a CDS encoding purine-cytosine permease family protein — translation MPHASDVTEGAVETRGLEPVPDSERKGRVRDLIPTWVAANISVLLLAMGASLVVADKLNFWQALIVAFAAPVISYGLVGFISIAGKRGGAPGMALSRAVFGQRGNLLPGSLIWIARWGWETINAVTGAYALLTVLDICFGIHSSTPLIVVTLVLFVAATFLISGLGINALHVCNKWSTYLFGAFSALVLVYLIADTDWSAVFAKPAGTTASLVAGIGLIAAGGLSWVPSGPDFARYLPRRSSGAGMIGASIGGAGIVVLPMVLMGAVMAVSTPDLAGAADPVSFLGKVLPMWIAVPYLLIALVGMVLINAMSMYSAGFTALTLGIKVPRAWAVSVNAVISVVLGLVLMLAATSFLGSFIAFLSLLAVAFSAWIGVFGADMLRGRRYDAVALMDTTRTSAYWYRGGFSPAAVGAWLAALITGMLFTRAGTADSAWFSGPFADSWLGRNGLGWVVTILVSAALYAVLPKPKADVSGPDADREPATLPI, via the coding sequence ATGCCCCACGCCTCCGACGTTACCGAAGGCGCGGTGGAAACCCGCGGTCTCGAACCGGTCCCGGACAGCGAACGCAAAGGCCGTGTCCGCGATCTCATTCCGACCTGGGTCGCCGCCAATATCAGCGTGCTGCTGCTCGCCATGGGCGCGAGTCTGGTGGTCGCCGACAAACTGAACTTCTGGCAGGCGCTGATCGTCGCCTTCGCGGCCCCGGTGATCAGTTACGGGCTGGTCGGCTTCATCAGCATCGCGGGAAAGCGCGGCGGCGCTCCCGGCATGGCGCTGTCGCGTGCGGTCTTCGGACAGCGCGGCAATCTGCTGCCCGGTTCGCTGATCTGGATCGCCCGCTGGGGCTGGGAAACGATCAATGCGGTGACCGGTGCGTACGCGCTGCTGACCGTGCTGGACATCTGCTTCGGCATCCACAGCAGCACCCCGCTGATCGTCGTGACCCTGGTGCTGTTCGTCGCCGCCACGTTCCTGATCTCGGGCCTCGGCATCAACGCCCTGCACGTGTGCAACAAGTGGTCCACATATCTCTTCGGGGCCTTCTCCGCCCTGGTGCTGGTCTATCTGATCGCCGACACCGACTGGTCGGCCGTGTTCGCCAAGCCCGCCGGTACCACCGCGTCGCTGGTCGCGGGTATCGGCCTGATCGCCGCGGGCGGTCTCAGCTGGGTCCCGTCGGGCCCGGACTTCGCGCGGTACCTGCCGCGGCGTTCCTCCGGCGCGGGCATGATCGGCGCGTCGATCGGCGGCGCGGGCATCGTCGTCCTGCCGATGGTGCTGATGGGCGCCGTGATGGCGGTCTCCACCCCGGACCTCGCGGGCGCTGCCGACCCGGTCTCCTTCCTGGGCAAGGTCCTGCCGATGTGGATCGCGGTGCCGTATCTGCTGATCGCCCTGGTCGGCATGGTCCTGATCAACGCGATGTCGATGTACTCGGCCGGTTTCACCGCGCTGACGCTGGGCATCAAGGTCCCCCGCGCCTGGGCGGTCTCCGTGAACGCCGTGATCAGCGTGGTGCTCGGGCTGGTGCTGATGCTGGCGGCCACCAGTTTCCTGGGCTCCTTCATCGCATTCCTCTCCCTGCTCGCCGTGGCCTTCTCCGCCTGGATAGGGGTGTTCGGCGCGGACATGCTGCGCGGACGCAGGTACGACGCGGTGGCCCTGATGGACACCACCCGGACCAGCGCCTACTGGTACCGGGGCGGGTTCAGCCCCGCCGCCGTCGGCGCCTGGCTCGCCGCGCTGATCACCGGGATGCTGTTCACCCGGGCGGGCACCGCGGACTCCGCGTGGTTCAGCGGACCGTTCGCGGACAGCTGGCTCGGCCGCAACGGCCTCGGCTGGGTGGTCACCATCCTGGTCTCGGCCGCGCTCTACGCCGTACTCCCGAAGCCGAAGGCGGACGTCAGCGGGCCTGACGCGGACCGTGAGCCCGCGACCCTACCCATCTGA
- a CDS encoding AAA family ATPase has protein sequence MHLKAMTLRGFKSFASATTLRFEPGITCVVGPNGSGKSNVVDALSWVMGEQGAKSLRGGKMEDVIFAGTTGRPPLGRAEVSLTIDNSDGALPIEYAEVTLTRIMFRNGGSEYQINGDTCRLLDIQELLSDSGIGREMHVIVGQGQLDSVLHADPMGRRAFVEEAAGVLKHRKRKEKALRKLDAMQANLARVQDLTDELRRQLKPLGRQAAVARRAAVIQADLRDARLRLLADDLVTMREALRTEIADEAALKQRRETAEAALKAALSREAGLEDEVRRLAPRLQQAQQTWYELSQLAERVRGTVSLADARVKSASAAPDEERRGRDPEEMEREAARIREQEAELEASLESAERALEDTAAHRADLERDLAAEERRLKDAARAIADRREGLARLHGQVNAARSRAGSAQAEIDRLAEARDGAQERAVAAQQEYEQLKAEVDGLDVDDRELADRHSAAKTALVEAEAGLTAAREAATAAERKRAAVAARREALALGLRRKDGTGVLLGAEDRPEGLLGPAAELLTVTAGYEVPVAAALGVAADALAVRDPATAADAIRLLRKRDAGRATLLPGTAAAPQENRVNGLPGQAAGESGAPAADAVIPSPSPSPSSSPSSSSSLSLSSSPDTVPGQHTAPDGPAPVALPGQAGGDTSGAVARVAGTDGAGRGRTEPPSDGLSGEPSAGTSAELSGEPAQHPRSTVPLVAPLAVDLVDGPAGLLPAVHRLLRDIVVVGTLEDAEDLIAARPGLTAVTAEGDVLGAHFAHGGSAGAPSLLEVQASVDEAAAELADLAVRCEELAAAQHTAGERRTECAALVEELVELRRAADREKSGVAQQLGRLAGQARGAAGEAERSAAAAAKAQDALERATGEAEELAERLLVAEEASPVGDEEPDTSVRDRLAADGANARQTEMEARLQARTHEERVKGLAGRAESLDRGARAEREARARAEQRRARLRQEAEVASAVADGARQLLAHVEVSLVRAEQERAAAEAAKAGREQELVAERNRGRDLKGELDKLTDSVHRGEVLGAEKRLRIEQLEEKALEELGVEPAGLVADYGPGQPVPPSPAAEGEELPDDPDHPRNQPVPFVRADQEKRLRSAERAYQQLGKVNPLALEEFSALEERHKFLSEQLEDLKKTRADLLLVVKEVDERVEQVFTEAYRDTAREFEGVFARLFPGGDGRLVLTDPDNMLTTGIDVEARPPGKKVKRLSLLSGGERSLTAVALLVSIFKARPSPFYVMDEVEAALDDTNLQRLIRIMEELQESSQLIVITHQKRTMEVADALYGVSMQGDGVSKVISQRLR, from the coding sequence GTGCACCTCAAGGCCATGACCCTGCGCGGGTTCAAATCCTTTGCCTCGGCCACCACACTGCGGTTCGAGCCGGGCATCACCTGCGTCGTGGGGCCCAATGGATCAGGTAAATCCAATGTGGTCGACGCGCTTTCCTGGGTCATGGGCGAGCAGGGGGCGAAGTCGCTGCGCGGCGGCAAGATGGAAGACGTGATCTTCGCCGGGACGACCGGCCGGCCGCCGCTGGGACGCGCCGAGGTCTCGCTCACCATCGACAACTCGGACGGCGCGCTGCCCATCGAGTACGCCGAAGTCACGCTCACCCGGATCATGTTCCGCAACGGTGGCAGCGAATACCAGATCAACGGCGACACCTGCCGGCTGCTCGACATCCAGGAATTGCTCTCGGATTCCGGTATCGGCCGTGAGATGCACGTCATCGTCGGGCAGGGCCAGCTCGACTCCGTCCTGCACGCCGACCCGATGGGGCGGAGAGCCTTTGTCGAAGAGGCGGCGGGCGTGCTCAAGCACCGCAAGCGGAAAGAGAAGGCGCTGCGGAAGCTGGACGCGATGCAGGCCAACCTCGCGCGTGTCCAGGACCTGACCGATGAACTGCGGCGCCAGCTCAAGCCGTTGGGGAGGCAGGCCGCGGTCGCCCGGCGCGCCGCCGTCATCCAGGCCGATCTGCGCGACGCCAGACTGCGGCTGCTTGCCGACGACCTGGTGACGATGCGGGAGGCCCTGCGCACCGAGATCGCCGACGAGGCCGCGCTGAAACAGCGCAGGGAGACGGCCGAGGCGGCGCTGAAGGCCGCGCTGTCCCGCGAGGCAGGCCTGGAGGACGAGGTGCGGCGGCTGGCGCCACGGCTCCAGCAGGCCCAGCAGACCTGGTACGAACTGTCGCAGCTGGCCGAACGGGTGCGTGGCACCGTCTCGCTCGCGGACGCGCGCGTGAAGAGCGCGTCCGCCGCCCCGGACGAGGAGCGGCGGGGGCGCGACCCCGAGGAGATGGAGCGCGAGGCCGCCAGGATCCGGGAGCAGGAGGCCGAACTGGAGGCCTCGCTCGAATCGGCGGAGCGCGCGCTGGAGGACACCGCCGCCCACCGGGCCGATCTGGAGCGGGACCTGGCGGCCGAGGAGCGCAGGCTCAAGGACGCGGCGCGGGCCATCGCCGACCGGCGCGAGGGTCTCGCCCGGCTGCACGGGCAGGTCAACGCGGCCCGCAGCAGGGCGGGTTCGGCCCAGGCCGAGATCGACCGGCTCGCCGAGGCACGGGACGGGGCGCAGGAACGGGCCGTCGCCGCGCAGCAGGAGTACGAGCAGCTCAAGGCCGAGGTGGACGGCCTCGATGTCGACGACCGGGAGCTGGCCGACCGGCACAGCGCGGCGAAGACCGCCCTCGTGGAAGCCGAGGCCGGGCTCACCGCCGCCCGGGAGGCGGCGACGGCCGCCGAGCGCAAGCGCGCCGCGGTGGCGGCCAGACGCGAGGCGCTGGCGCTGGGGCTGCGTCGCAAGGACGGTACGGGCGTCCTGCTGGGAGCCGAGGACCGGCCCGAGGGTTTGCTGGGTCCGGCCGCCGAACTGCTGACGGTGACGGCCGGGTACGAGGTCCCGGTGGCGGCGGCACTGGGCGTCGCCGCCGACGCGCTCGCTGTGCGCGACCCGGCCACGGCCGCGGACGCGATCCGGCTGCTGCGGAAACGGGACGCGGGGCGGGCGACGCTGCTGCCCGGTACGGCCGCGGCGCCGCAGGAGAACCGGGTGAACGGGCTTCCCGGCCAGGCCGCAGGGGAGAGCGGAGCACCCGCGGCCGACGCCGTGATCCCGTCCCCGTCCCCGTCCCCGTCCTCGTCCCCGTCCTCGTCCTCGTCCCTGTCCTTGTCCTCTTCCCCGGACACCGTCCCCGGACAGCACACGGCACCCGACGGCCCGGCGCCGGTGGCACTTCCCGGGCAGGCCGGCGGGGACACATCTGGCGCCGTGGCGCGCGTGGCGGGGACCGACGGCGCAGGCAGGGGCCGCACGGAGCCACCGTCCGACGGGCTGTCCGGCGAACCGTCCGCAGGGACGTCCGCCGAGCTGTCGGGCGAACCGGCGCAGCACCCCCGCAGCACCGTCCCGCTCGTCGCGCCCCTCGCCGTGGATCTCGTCGACGGGCCCGCCGGGCTACTGCCCGCCGTACACAGGCTGCTGCGGGACATCGTGGTCGTAGGGACGCTGGAGGACGCCGAGGATCTGATCGCCGCCCGTCCCGGACTGACCGCGGTCACCGCCGAGGGAGATGTCCTCGGGGCGCACTTCGCGCACGGCGGGTCCGCGGGCGCGCCCAGTCTGCTCGAAGTCCAGGCGTCCGTCGACGAGGCCGCCGCCGAACTGGCCGATCTGGCCGTGCGGTGCGAGGAACTGGCGGCGGCCCAGCACACCGCGGGCGAGCGTCGTACGGAGTGTGCGGCCCTCGTCGAGGAACTGGTGGAGCTGCGGCGCGCCGCCGACCGGGAGAAGTCCGGTGTCGCCCAGCAGCTCGGGCGGCTGGCCGGGCAGGCGCGCGGTGCGGCGGGCGAGGCCGAGCGGTCGGCGGCGGCTGCTGCCAAGGCGCAGGACGCGCTGGAGCGTGCGACCGGTGAGGCCGAGGAACTGGCCGAGCGGCTGCTGGTGGCCGAGGAGGCGAGCCCCGTCGGGGACGAGGAGCCGGACACCTCCGTACGGGACCGGCTGGCCGCCGACGGCGCCAACGCCCGGCAGACCGAGATGGAGGCGCGGCTCCAGGCCCGTACGCACGAGGAGCGCGTGAAGGGGCTCGCGGGGCGGGCCGAGTCACTCGACCGGGGAGCGCGCGCCGAGCGGGAAGCGCGGGCGCGGGCCGAGCAGCGCCGGGCCCGGCTGCGTCAGGAGGCCGAGGTGGCGTCGGCCGTCGCGGACGGCGCCCGGCAGTTGCTCGCCCATGTCGAGGTGTCCCTCGTACGGGCCGAGCAGGAGCGGGCCGCGGCCGAGGCCGCGAAGGCCGGGCGCGAGCAGGAACTGGTGGCCGAGCGGAACCGCGGCCGGGACCTCAAGGGCGAGCTGGACAAACTCACCGACTCGGTCCACCGCGGCGAAGTGCTGGGCGCCGAGAAGCGGCTGCGGATCGAGCAGTTGGAGGAGAAGGCCCTGGAGGAGCTGGGTGTGGAACCGGCCGGTCTGGTGGCGGACTACGGGCCGGGCCAGCCGGTACCGCCGTCCCCGGCCGCGGAGGGCGAGGAGTTGCCCGACGACCCGGACCACCCGCGGAACCAGCCCGTGCCGTTCGTCAGGGCCGACCAGGAGAAGCGGCTCCGGTCGGCCGAACGGGCGTATCAGCAACTCGGGAAGGTGAATCCGCTCGCCCTGGAGGAATTCTCGGCCCTGGAGGAGCGGCACAAGTTCCTCTCCGAGCAGCTGGAGGACCTGAAGAAGACCAGGGCCGACCTGTTGCTGGTCGTGAAGGAGGTCGACGAGCGGGTCGAACAGGTCTTCACCGAGGCGTACCGCGACACCGCCCGCGAGTTCGAAGGGGTCTTCGCACGTCTCTTCCCCGGCGGCGACGGGCGGCTGGTCCTGACCGACCCCGACAACATGCTGACCACCGGCATCGACGTCGAGGCCAGGCCCCCGGGCAAGAAGGTCAAGCGCCTCTCGCTGCTGTCCGGCGGGGAGCGTTCGCTGACCGCCGTGGCCCTGCTGGTGTCGATCTTCAAGGCCAGGCCGAGCCCCTTCTACGTGATGGACGAGGTCGAGGCCGCGCTGGACGACACCAATCTGCAGCGGCTGATCAGGATCATGGAGGAGCTCCAGGAGAGTTCCCAGCTGATCGTGATCACTCATCAGAAGCGGACGATGGAAGTGGCCGACGCGCTCTACGGCGTTTCCATGCAGGGCGACGGGGTGTCCAAGGTCATCAGCCAGCGCCTGCGCTGA